One window of the Candidatus Stoquefichus sp. SB1 genome contains the following:
- the ylxM gene encoding YlxM family DNA-binding protein produces the protein MESSLEKKQRVNLLMDCYIDLLTDKQREYLSLYYEEDLSLSEIAEDLDVSRNAVYDNLKRAVTSLEDYEKKLHLLEKHIQRMDLIQRIETEQATSNDQLNDYLEMLKNI, from the coding sequence ATGGAATCAAGTTTAGAAAAGAAGCAAAGAGTAAATTTACTGATGGATTGTTATATTGATTTATTAACTGATAAGCAACGTGAATATTTATCTTTGTATTATGAAGAAGATTTATCTTTATCTGAAATTGCTGAAGATTTAGATGTTTCACGTAATGCTGTCTATGATAATTTAAAAAGAGCAGTCACTTCTTTAGAGGATTATGAAAAGAAATTACATTTACTAGAAAAACATATTCAAAGAATGGATTTAATTCAAAGAATTGAAACTGAACAAGCGACTTCTAATGATCAGTTAAATGATTATTTAGAAATGTTAAAGAATATATAG
- the ftsY gene encoding signal recognition particle-docking protein FtsY, producing the protein MGFFNKIKEALVGNSAKQNEKYVAGLDKSGSSLSSKINELAARYRELDDDYFEELENILIMSDVGVSMVMTIIDEIKKEVRLQNIKDPQAINDIIIDKMFVIYANDSYMTTKINYDDQDLTVILMVGVNGAGKTTTIAKLAHMMLTDGKSVMVAAGDTFRAGAIDQLAVWADRLGIECIKGKEGGDPSSVVFDALNQAKEKNVDVLICDTAGRLQNKVNLMNELEKMNRIIKRVVPAGPQETLLVIDATTGQNGVSQAQEFSKITDITGIVLTKMDGTAKGGIVLSIKDTLNIPVKFIGLGESMDDLQEFDLEQYIYGLCKNLMEE; encoded by the coding sequence ATGGGATTTTTTAATAAGATTAAAGAGGCATTGGTTGGAAATTCAGCAAAACAAAATGAAAAGTATGTTGCTGGATTAGATAAGTCTGGTTCTTCATTATCATCAAAGATTAATGAATTGGCAGCACGTTATCGTGAATTGGATGATGATTATTTTGAGGAATTAGAAAATATTTTGATTATGAGTGATGTTGGTGTTTCAATGGTTATGACAATTATTGATGAAATCAAAAAGGAAGTTCGTTTACAAAATATTAAAGATCCTCAAGCTATTAACGATATTATTATCGATAAAATGTTTGTTATTTATGCCAATGATTCTTATATGACAACAAAAATTAATTATGATGATCAGGATTTGACTGTTATCTTAATGGTTGGTGTGAATGGTGCTGGAAAAACAACAACAATTGCCAAGCTTGCCCATATGATGCTTACTGATGGAAAATCTGTCATGGTTGCGGCTGGTGATACATTTAGAGCAGGAGCTATTGATCAGTTGGCTGTTTGGGCTGATCGTTTAGGAATTGAATGCATTAAAGGAAAAGAGGGTGGCGATCCTTCGTCTGTTGTCTTTGATGCTTTAAATCAAGCCAAAGAAAAAAATGTTGATGTCTTGATTTGTGATACTGCTGGACGTTTACAAAATAAAGTCAATTTGATGAATGAATTAGAAAAGATGAATCGTATTATCAAACGTGTTGTTCCTGCTGGTCCTCAAGAAACATTGCTTGTTATTGATGCAACAACAGGACAAAATGGTGTTTCACAGGCTCAGGAATTCTCTAAGATTACAGATATCACAGGAATCGTTTTAACAAAAATGGATGGAACCGCAAAAGGTGGTATTGTTTTATCAATTAAGGATACTTTAAATATTCCTGTTAAGTTTATTGGTTTGGGTGAAAGTATGGATGATTTACAAGAATTTGATCTTGAACAATATATCTATGGCTTATGCAAGAACTTGATGGAGGAATAG
- a CDS encoding DHH family phosphoesterase → MDRILKVRKEYDQIVIYRHVNPDLDAFGSQLGMYWTLKTLFPQKNIVLAGEMESDLLRLFPPFETDQLIKGSTLGVVLDTANRERIDGDITICDKILKIDHHIVVDSYGDINIEDVHASSCSEIVALLMKEGRVQMPVNAAASLYLGIIGDSNRFLYSSTSQKTFEAAAYLLDAGIHIDELYQALYMRNKRDLEVTRFIYNNYHEDGEIAWYYLSTEDLKTLQITRSQGSNYVNTLANYKEFKIWMAITQNDLENNYRVSIRSRDVAINEIANEFRGGGHAFASGATLVSLDELKMLVGKLKEKLNG, encoded by the coding sequence ATGGATAGGATATTAAAAGTAAGAAAAGAATATGATCAGATTGTTATTTATAGACATGTTAATCCGGATTTAGATGCTTTTGGGTCACAACTAGGAATGTATTGGACTTTAAAAACATTATTTCCACAAAAAAATATTGTTTTAGCGGGGGAGATGGAAAGTGATTTATTAAGACTTTTTCCACCTTTTGAAACAGATCAACTGATCAAAGGCTCAACACTAGGCGTTGTTTTAGACACAGCCAACCGTGAACGCATTGATGGTGATATCACAATCTGTGATAAGATTTTAAAGATAGATCATCATATTGTTGTTGATTCATATGGTGATATTAATATTGAGGATGTTCATGCTTCTTCATGTAGTGAAATTGTTGCATTGCTGATGAAAGAAGGACGAGTTCAAATGCCAGTGAATGCTGCAGCATCTTTGTATTTAGGCATTATTGGTGATAGTAATCGTTTTTTATATAGTTCAACATCTCAAAAAACATTCGAGGCTGCTGCTTATTTATTGGATGCAGGAATTCACATTGATGAGTTGTATCAGGCACTCTATATGCGAAATAAAAGGGATTTAGAAGTGACGAGATTTATTTATAACAATTATCATGAAGATGGTGAAATTGCTTGGTATTATTTGAGTACAGAGGATTTAAAAACATTGCAGATTACGCGTTCACAAGGTTCTAATTATGTGAATACATTAGCCAATTATAAAGAATTTAAAATTTGGATGGCCATTACTCAAAATGATCTAGAAAATAATTATCGTGTCAGCATTCGAAGTCGTGATGTTGCTATTAATGAAATAGCAAATGAGTTTAGAGGTGGCGGACATGCTTTTGCAAGTGGAGCGACGCTTGTATCGTTAGATGAATTAAAAATGTTAGTTGGGAAATTAAAGGAGAAATTAAATGGATAA
- a CDS encoding chromosome segregation protein SMC, with product MHLKRIELHGFKSFADKSVIEFQPGITGIVGPNGCGKSNISDAVRWVLGEQSVKSLRGSNMADVIFNGSEDRKPQNVAEVTLVFDNEDRFMNFDYNEVEITRRLYRQNNEAEYLINKEPCRLKDILDLIMDTGLGRDSLSIISQGNISSFADSKPEERRGMFEEAAGVAKYKKRKLESIRKLERTKDNLDRVEDICLELEKQIAPLKRQKEKAEIYLDLKNQLQSIEVSVLVKEIENLSASLKELNTSLDSLDKEKVTIEGQILLNEQQNETLKKKMFDLDQEVNGLQGQLLTAMNNVNELETQKVEIDTNRKHILENTDKEDLQARIAQMKAILQDAVNEYNDRVKRYNETKEEKLDLEAAQERNRAEMMNLRQNIENLNLQLHNNRNRREQLVDIVENKSGYSYGVRSVMKAKESLNGVIGVLGDLLESAPEYETALATALGNAVQFVVTKTDEDARRAIRFLKDNKSGRATFLPIEIMRPRIIRDEHLIVCQNFNGYLGTMSDFVEYDSAIESVVLNQLGNIILVDTLEHASALSRATFARYKVVTLEGEVVNVGGSLTGGSYKQQSSNFASKRELEMIKDVIVTQEKEISEKKAKLNDLDNLAREISHNLLQKQMSFAKLEVVVTNKKSELQVAKSEYESLTNRSIELSEIESGSEDNQLINELNDAKKRRDRLTESIQAKRELRMSFVNQNDQLEETLKAARSHLREIQSDMTQKQVFKAKQETELSNYLLRLNDEYKMTYEFAKDEYTAEINMGEAKETVRLLRHKIDSLGNVNLQAIDDYQEVSTRYETLNNQRIDLISAQDSILKAIDEMDEIMVTRFSETFEKINKEFNIVFRNLFGGGKAELKYSDPDNILETGIDIDVQPPGKAVQNITLFSGGEKALIAISCLFAILRVRPVPMCILDEVEAALDVANVERFAKYLREFSTQTQFIVVTHREGTMEECDLLYGATMQQKGVTKLVSVKLKDAIDLAQTA from the coding sequence ATGCATTTAAAAAGGATTGAATTACATGGTTTTAAGTCATTTGCTGATAAATCAGTAATAGAGTTTCAACCAGGGATTACCGGAATTGTTGGACCTAATGGCTGTGGAAAATCAAATATTAGTGATGCAGTGAGATGGGTTTTAGGAGAACAATCGGTAAAATCATTACGTGGTTCTAATATGGCTGATGTTATATTTAATGGCAGTGAAGATCGTAAACCACAGAATGTTGCTGAGGTGACTTTGGTATTTGATAATGAAGATCGTTTTATGAATTTTGATTATAATGAAGTGGAAATTACAAGACGTTTATATCGTCAAAATAATGAAGCTGAATATTTGATTAATAAGGAACCTTGTCGTTTAAAAGATATTCTTGATTTGATAATGGATACAGGGTTAGGGAGAGATTCATTATCGATTATTTCACAAGGAAATATTTCTAGTTTTGCAGATAGTAAGCCTGAAGAAAGACGTGGTATGTTTGAAGAAGCAGCAGGAGTTGCTAAATATAAAAAGCGTAAATTAGAATCGATTCGTAAATTAGAGAGAACGAAAGATAATTTGGATCGTGTTGAAGATATTTGCTTAGAGTTGGAAAAACAAATTGCACCTTTAAAAAGACAAAAAGAAAAAGCTGAAATTTATTTGGATCTTAAGAATCAATTACAATCTATTGAAGTCAGTGTTTTGGTTAAAGAAATTGAAAATTTATCTGCTTCTTTAAAAGAATTAAATACATCTTTGGATTCATTAGATAAAGAAAAGGTGACTATTGAAGGACAAATTCTATTAAATGAACAACAAAATGAAACATTAAAGAAAAAAATGTTTGATCTTGATCAAGAAGTCAATGGACTGCAAGGACAACTTTTAACAGCCATGAATAATGTTAATGAGCTAGAAACACAAAAGGTAGAAATAGATACAAACCGTAAACATATTTTAGAAAATACAGATAAAGAAGATTTACAGGCACGTATTGCCCAAATGAAGGCGATTTTGCAGGATGCTGTTAATGAATATAATGATCGTGTGAAGCGTTATAATGAAACCAAGGAAGAAAAACTTGATTTGGAAGCGGCTCAAGAAAGAAATCGTGCTGAAATGATGAATTTAAGACAAAATATCGAGAATTTAAATTTACAATTACATAATAATCGTAATCGTAGAGAACAATTGGTTGATATTGTTGAAAATAAATCAGGTTATAGTTATGGTGTGCGTTCAGTCATGAAAGCCAAAGAATCATTAAATGGTGTTATTGGGGTACTTGGGGATTTGTTAGAGAGTGCTCCAGAATATGAGACTGCTTTAGCCACAGCATTAGGAAATGCTGTTCAGTTCGTTGTCACAAAAACGGATGAAGATGCTAGAAGAGCCATTCGTTTTCTTAAGGATAATAAATCTGGACGAGCAACATTTTTACCTATTGAGATTATGCGTCCAAGAATCATTAGAGATGAACATTTAATTGTATGTCAGAATTTTAATGGCTATCTAGGCACTATGAGTGATTTTGTAGAATATGATTCAGCAATTGAAAGTGTTGTTTTAAACCAATTGGGGAATATTATTTTAGTGGATACACTAGAACATGCTTCAGCTTTATCACGTGCGACATTTGCAAGATATAAAGTTGTAACATTAGAAGGTGAAGTTGTCAATGTTGGTGGTTCATTGACAGGTGGAAGTTATAAACAGCAATCTTCTAATTTTGCAAGTAAACGTGAATTGGAAATGATTAAAGATGTGATTGTGACCCAAGAAAAAGAGATTTCTGAAAAGAAAGCAAAATTGAATGATTTGGATAATCTTGCTAGGGAAATTTCACACAATTTGCTGCAAAAACAGATGTCTTTTGCAAAATTAGAAGTCGTTGTGACAAATAAGAAGAGTGAACTTCAGGTCGCGAAAAGCGAATATGAAAGTTTAACCAATCGCAGTATTGAATTATCAGAGATTGAAAGCGGTAGTGAAGATAATCAGTTAATTAATGAATTGAATGATGCGAAAAAACGTCGTGATCGTTTAACTGAAAGTATTCAGGCAAAGCGTGAGTTGCGTATGAGTTTTGTTAATCAAAATGATCAGTTAGAAGAAACTTTAAAAGCAGCTCGTTCACATTTGCGTGAAATTCAATCTGATATGACGCAAAAGCAGGTTTTTAAAGCAAAACAAGAAACTGAATTGTCAAATTATTTATTACGTCTTAATGATGAATATAAAATGACTTATGAATTTGCTAAGGATGAATATACAGCTGAGATAAATATGGGTGAAGCCAAAGAAACTGTTCGTCTATTACGTCATAAAATTGATTCATTGGGTAATGTGAACTTACAGGCGATTGATGATTATCAGGAAGTATCAACACGTTATGAAACGTTAAATAATCAAAGAATTGATTTGATTAGTGCTCAGGATAGTATTTTAAAAGCTATTGATGAGATGGATGAAATTATGGTGACACGTTTTAGTGAAACTTTTGAAAAGATTAATAAAGAGTTTAATATTGTTTTTAGAAATTTATTTGGTGGTGGAAAAGCTGAATTAAAATATAGTGATCCTGATAATATTTTAGAAACAGGTATTGATATTGATGTCCAGCCACCAGGAAAAGCAGTACAAAATATTACCCTCTTTTCAGGTGGGGAAAAGGCTTTAATTGCAATATCTTGTCTTTTTGCAATATTAAGAGTACGACCTGTACCAATGTGTATTTTAGATGAAGTAGAAGCGGCTTTGGATGTGGCTAATGTTGAAAGATTCGCTAAATATTTAAGAGAATTTTCAACCCAGACACAGTTCATTGTTGTGACACATCGTGAAGGAACAATGGAAGAATGTGACCTTCTCTATGGTGCAACGATGCAACAAAAAGGTGTTACAAAGCTTGTGAGTGTGAAGTTAAAGGATGCTATTGATTTAGCACAGACTGCATAA
- a CDS encoding tetratricopeptide repeat protein produces MNELMDRLKMYEPLFGQWKVDFIAMNYEDMAWVYLIDDRGSENEYALMKVKTIQCAEGEVERNVYDLMMKYDVMTFPDLTNSPYLQEEHYYIENDNQIVGTDICLLSAISQLEDEETPLLEEDLFQLALKYMNGNERVQDEYHAYELYEKAARSNHAKSICSLGYMNEVGLGTPIDKEKAVAYYHQAADLDDEIAACNYAFCCFEGIGCEVNDEQAFEYFEKAAAKNHPRALFYLGECYCFGRGVDKDEMKAMTHYKQAADLGFTQAKYSVGYCYEYGIGVPQDLSSAASWYQEAANEGLEVAQLQLGYFYEAGEGVEQNPELAVYWYQQASDRNYAPAHCYLAYCYEMGIGVEKDLAKAKELYLRSANMGYPRAMMSYGKMIEEENMPLAMEYLKRSADIGYVYAMCKYSYYLENGIGVEKNESLAFDYCQRAAEIGDSGALCTLGFYYENGIGCERDLQKAFEYYQQSTDAGSLRGMTNLGYCYEVGIGTEINEKKAVETYEQAAALDYDVALCNLGYCYEVGIGVEKNLQKAKGYYERAAAQNNLRALCNLGYLYEQGIDGEPDFTKARELYEEAAQYNYTRALCNLGYLYDEGIGVERDPEKSFDYYNKAADLGDPVAMCTIGYFYENGLGCQQDLHKAIEYYQMSSDGGNLRGTTNLGYCYEAGIGTEVDKQKAFEIYKMAADRGYDVAQCNLGYCYETGIGVEKDILKAKEYYELAGKQNNLRALCNLGYLYELGIDGAPDFIKAKELYEQAAQFNYTRALCNLGLFYEEGTGVETNPQKAVEYYQKAADLGDEVAQCNLGYCYENGIGVTVDMQQAKHYYELAAQAHYPRALCNLGLIYELGNAGEVDENKAFTYYQEAAQAHYPPAICNLACCYEDGIGVDIDLKKALHLYQEAAQASSARGYYNLGRFYEYGIAGEPDYSQAMENYLKSHEMGYLDATVSIGYMYEAGRGVPQDYDKAVEFYTEAKNADFSRGYYALGNMYKVGLGVSKDTAQAIEYFRIAADKGHVSAMYNLAVLYDFEAEEQYRDMEKAIEYYQRAVARGHCGAMNNLGVCYKEGDGVKINFDEAFKLFADAAKGHDEHAYLNLARAYTYGQGTDIDLTAAKEWCQKAIDCEINDADELMKEIESKSQSKKGFSIFKRKKH; encoded by the coding sequence ATGAACGAATTGATGGATCGTTTAAAAATGTATGAACCATTGTTTGGACAATGGAAAGTTGATTTTATTGCAATGAATTATGAAGATATGGCTTGGGTTTATTTGATTGATGATCGTGGTAGTGAAAATGAGTATGCATTGATGAAGGTCAAAACTATTCAGTGTGCTGAAGGTGAAGTTGAAAGAAATGTTTATGATCTGATGATGAAGTATGATGTGATGACATTCCCAGATTTAACAAATTCACCTTATTTGCAAGAGGAACATTATTATATTGAAAATGATAATCAGATTGTTGGCACTGATATATGTTTATTATCTGCTATTTCACAGTTAGAAGATGAAGAAACGCCTTTATTAGAAGAGGATTTATTTCAATTGGCACTGAAATATATGAATGGTAATGAACGTGTTCAAGATGAATATCATGCTTATGAATTATATGAGAAAGCAGCACGCAGCAATCATGCAAAATCTATTTGTTCTTTAGGTTATATGAATGAAGTAGGACTAGGAACACCTATCGATAAAGAAAAAGCAGTAGCTTATTATCATCAGGCAGCTGATCTTGATGATGAAATTGCAGCCTGTAATTATGCGTTTTGCTGTTTTGAAGGAATCGGTTGTGAAGTCAATGATGAACAAGCTTTTGAATATTTTGAAAAAGCAGCAGCAAAAAATCATCCTCGTGCTTTGTTTTATTTAGGAGAATGTTATTGTTTTGGTAGAGGTGTCGATAAAGATGAAATGAAGGCTATGACACATTATAAACAGGCTGCCGATTTAGGTTTTACACAAGCCAAATATAGTGTTGGATATTGCTATGAATATGGTATTGGCGTTCCACAGGATTTAAGTTCTGCTGCTTCTTGGTATCAGGAAGCTGCTAATGAGGGATTAGAAGTCGCACAATTGCAATTAGGTTATTTTTATGAAGCTGGTGAAGGTGTTGAACAAAATCCTGAATTAGCTGTCTATTGGTATCAACAGGCATCTGATCGTAATTATGCTCCTGCTCACTGCTATCTGGCTTATTGTTATGAAATGGGTATTGGTGTTGAAAAAGATTTAGCTAAGGCTAAAGAACTTTATTTACGTAGTGCCAATATGGGTTATCCTCGTGCGATGATGTCATATGGAAAAATGATTGAAGAAGAAAACATGCCATTAGCTATGGAATATTTAAAACGTAGTGCTGATATTGGTTATGTCTATGCAATGTGTAAATACTCTTACTATCTTGAAAATGGAATTGGAGTAGAAAAAAATGAGAGTTTAGCTTTTGATTATTGTCAAAGAGCTGCCGAAATAGGTGACTCAGGAGCCTTGTGTACATTGGGATTCTATTATGAAAATGGAATTGGTTGTGAAAGAGATTTACAAAAAGCATTTGAATATTATCAACAATCAACTGATGCTGGAAGTTTACGTGGTATGACCAATTTAGGTTATTGCTATGAAGTAGGGATTGGAACAGAAATAAATGAAAAGAAAGCCGTTGAAACATATGAACAGGCAGCGGCTCTAGATTATGATGTTGCCTTATGTAATTTGGGTTACTGTTATGAAGTAGGAATTGGTGTTGAAAAAAATCTTCAAAAGGCTAAAGGTTATTATGAGCGTGCAGCCGCACAAAATAATTTACGTGCATTATGTAATTTAGGTTATTTATATGAACAAGGAATTGATGGCGAACCTGATTTTACAAAAGCGAGAGAACTATATGAAGAAGCAGCTCAATATAATTATACACGTGCCCTTTGTAATTTAGGTTATTTATATGATGAAGGTATTGGGGTCGAACGTGATCCTGAAAAGTCTTTTGATTATTATAATAAGGCAGCTGATTTAGGTGATCCTGTTGCGATGTGTACGATTGGTTATTTTTATGAAAATGGACTTGGTTGTCAACAAGATTTGCATAAAGCTATTGAATATTATCAGATGTCTAGTGATGGCGGAAATTTACGTGGAACTACAAATTTAGGTTATTGTTATGAAGCGGGAATTGGAACAGAAGTTGATAAACAAAAGGCTTTTGAAATCTATAAAATGGCAGCGGATAGAGGATATGATGTTGCACAATGTAATTTAGGATATTGCTATGAAACAGGAATTGGTGTTGAAAAAGATATTTTAAAAGCTAAAGAATATTATGAACTTGCTGGAAAACAGAATAATCTTCGTGCGTTATGTAATTTAGGTTATTTATATGAATTAGGAATTGATGGTGCACCAGATTTTATTAAAGCTAAAGAATTATATGAACAAGCTGCACAATTTAACTACACACGTGCATTATGTAATTTGGGATTGTTCTATGAAGAAGGAACGGGTGTTGAAACCAATCCTCAAAAAGCTGTTGAATATTATCAAAAAGCAGCTGACTTGGGTGATGAAGTTGCGCAGTGTAATCTGGGTTATTGTTATGAAAATGGAATTGGTGTCACTGTTGATATGCAACAAGCCAAACATTATTATGAACTAGCAGCTCAGGCACATTATCCTCGTGCCCTTTGTAATTTAGGGTTAATCTATGAATTAGGAAATGCTGGAGAAGTGGATGAGAATAAAGCTTTTACTTATTATCAGGAAGCTGCTCAGGCGCATTATCCACCAGCAATCTGTAATCTGGCTTGTTGTTATGAAGATGGTATTGGTGTTGATATTGATTTGAAAAAGGCTTTACATCTTTATCAGGAAGCCGCTCAAGCTTCTTCGGCACGTGGATATTATAATCTTGGACGTTTTTACGAATATGGAATAGCAGGAGAGCCCGATTATTCTCAAGCAATGGAAAATTATTTAAAATCACATGAGATGGGATATTTAGATGCAACGGTTTCAATTGGTTATATGTATGAAGCTGGTCGAGGTGTTCCACAGGATTATGACAAAGCTGTTGAGTTTTATACAGAAGCTAAAAATGCTGACTTTTCAAGAGGTTATTATGCTTTAGGAAATATGTATAAAGTTGGTCTAGGAGTATCAAAAGACACAGCCCAGGCCATTGAATATTTCCGTATTGCTGCTGATAAAGGACATGTTTCAGCAATGTATAATTTGGCTGTTTTGTATGATTTTGAAGCAGAAGAACAATATCGTGATATGGAAAAGGCGATTGAATACTATCAGCGTGCAGTAGCTCGAGGTCATTGTGGTGCAATGAATAATTTAGGTGTATGCTATAAAGAAGGAGACGGTGTCAAGATTAATTTTGATGAAGCGTTTAAACTGTTTGCTGATGCAGCTAAAGGACATGATGAACATGCTTATCTCAACCTTGCACGTGCTTATACTTATGGTCAAGGGACTGACATTGATTTAACAGCTGCAAAAGAGTGGTGTCAAAAAGCGATTGATTGTGAAATTAATGATGCTGATGAACTCATGAAGGAAATTGAATCAAAATCTCAAAGTAAAAAAGGATTTTCAATTTTTAAAAGAAAAAAACATTAA
- a CDS encoding response regulator transcription factor, translating into MKSKILVVDDEEHIRELIRFYLDKEGFSVMEASNGEDALELLENEYIDLAIVDIMMPVMDGFQLVEEMKEFKDIPVIMLTAKSQSSDKLRGFSLGIDDYVTKPFDPDELLARVKTILKRYSINSQNIVQIKDVVFDGDKYEIRYHDETIHLPLKQFELAFELAKNPNQIFTREQLIEKIWGMDYDGFDRTVDVHIKRIRENLGHLPGFKVVTVRGLGYKIEVEQ; encoded by the coding sequence ATGAAATCAAAAATATTAGTGGTGGATGATGAAGAACATATTAGAGAACTGATCCGTTTTTATTTAGATAAAGAAGGATTTTCTGTAATGGAAGCTTCTAATGGAGAGGATGCTTTAGAACTCCTTGAAAATGAATATATAGATTTAGCAATCGTTGATATTATGATGCCAGTTATGGATGGTTTTCAATTGGTTGAAGAGATGAAAGAATTTAAAGATATTCCAGTGATTATGTTAACTGCAAAATCACAGTCATCTGATAAATTAAGAGGTTTTTCTTTAGGAATAGATGATTATGTGACAAAGCCTTTTGATCCTGATGAACTTTTAGCGAGAGTCAAAACTATTTTAAAACGTTATAGTATTAATAGTCAAAATATTGTACAGATTAAAGATGTTGTTTTTGATGGAGATAAATATGAAATTCGTTATCATGATGAGACAATTCATTTACCATTAAAACAATTTGAATTGGCTTTTGAATTGGCTAAAAATCCTAATCAGATTTTTACTCGTGAACAGCTGATTGAGAAAATATGGGGAATGGATTATGATGGGTTTGATCGAACAGTTGATGTTCATATTAAACGTATTCGAGAAAATTTAGGACATTTGCCAGGTTTTAAAGTTGTGACAGTGAGAGGTCTAGGATATAAAATTGAGGTTGAACAATGA
- a CDS encoding sensor histidine kinase, with amino-acid sequence MKSIYGKLILGFLASILFSFSIAGYFSLRKNSDELGRLTVEELDNSTELIADFLTMIDNENLTKVLNGYAATSEVSFFIETQGHKDVYGTLSGRQLTTKEHELLEKHLGKTISLRDSSMRKLAKSFEVNGQQYIVFVQKDIGKKEMVFVDSAMIAVFCMLIAGSITFLVIADIIVKPISRLNKATNELSKGNYRVRVNYTGNDEIARLNRSFNQMAQQLAKQEETRQQFISDVSHEFQTPLTAIQGFATILKNEKLSDEQRQKYADIILFHSKRLSTLSKNMLQLTILEGEDVKIEMSEFSLIEQLNRVIETQDNLAMSKNIEIEFNIPKNDVRIEADESRLEQVWINLVNNAIKYTNDNGVVTISVKKTSKEVEVTIQDTGVGMSKEAISHIFERFYRQDKSRSVEGNGLGLSIVKRIIDLHQGTIDVKSREDGGSQFIVRLPQVRSFHIGERLIKKDKDNHS; translated from the coding sequence ATGAAATCCATTTATGGAAAATTGATCTTAGGTTTTTTGGCGAGTATTCTTTTTAGTTTTTCAATTGCAGGATATTTTTCATTGCGCAAGAATTCTGATGAACTAGGGCGTTTGACAGTTGAAGAATTAGATAATTCAACAGAATTAATTGCGGATTTTTTAACAATGATTGATAATGAGAATCTCACTAAAGTTTTAAATGGTTATGCGGCAACTTCAGAAGTGAGCTTTTTTATTGAAACACAGGGACATAAAGATGTTTATGGAACTTTATCTGGTCGTCAATTAACAACCAAAGAACATGAATTATTAGAAAAGCATTTAGGAAAGACAATTTCACTACGTGATTCTTCAATGCGAAAATTAGCAAAATCTTTTGAAGTCAATGGCCAACAATATATTGTTTTTGTTCAAAAAGATATTGGTAAAAAAGAAATGGTTTTTGTTGATTCGGCAATGATTGCTGTTTTTTGTATGTTAATTGCAGGAAGTATTACTTTTCTTGTGATAGCGGATATTATTGTTAAACCTATATCTCGCTTAAATAAAGCAACCAATGAATTATCTAAGGGAAATTATCGGGTTCGTGTCAATTATACTGGTAATGATGAAATTGCACGTTTAAATCGCAGTTTTAATCAAATGGCTCAACAGTTAGCCAAACAGGAAGAAACAAGGCAACAGTTTATATCTGATGTTTCGCATGAGTTTCAGACACCTTTAACAGCTATTCAGGGATTTGCAACGATTTTAAAAAATGAAAAACTATCAGATGAACAAAGACAAAAATATGCGGATATTATTTTGTTTCATAGTAAACGTCTTTCTACGCTTTCTAAAAATATGTTACAATTAACGATTTTAGAGGGTGAAGATGTGAAAATAGAAATGAGTGAATTTTCATTAATTGAGCAATTGAATCGTGTGATTGAAACACAGGATAATCTTGCAATGAGTAAGAATATTGAAATTGAATTTAATATTCCTAAAAATGATGTCCGTATTGAAGCAGATGAATCAAGATTAGAACAGGTATGGATTAATCTTGTTAATAATGCGATTAAATATACGAATGACAATGGTGTTGTCACTATTTCAGTGAAGAAAACATCTAAAGAAGTAGAAGTGACAATACAGGATACAGGTGTTGGAATGAGTAAAGAGGCGATTTCTCATATCTTTGAAAGATTCTATCGTCAAGATAAATCAAGAAGTGTGGAAGGAAATGGTTTAGGATTATCAATTGTCAAAAGAATTATTGATTTACATCAAGGAACAATTGATGTAAAGTCAAGAGAAGATGGTGGCAGTCAGTTTATTGTTCGACTTCCTCAAGTGAGATCTTTCCATATTGGTGAAAGATTAATAAAAAAAGATAAAGATAATCATTCTTAA